A genome region from Dolichospermum compactum NIES-806 includes the following:
- a CDS encoding putative toxin-antitoxin system toxin component, PIN family: MINKRRFVFDTNVFVSAFLFSQSKPRQALDKAQDVGIILLSAAVFAELQEVLSRPKFNRYITLERRRELIDNLVETIEFINVTEQINECRDPKDNKYLELAVSGKAQCIITGDEDLLILHPFKQIDILSVQKFLGEI, from the coding sequence ATGATAAATAAACGCCGTTTTGTATTTGATACAAATGTTTTCGTAAGTGCATTTTTATTTAGTCAAAGTAAACCACGTCAGGCATTAGATAAAGCTCAAGATGTAGGTATTATCTTGTTAAGTGCTGCTGTTTTTGCCGAGTTACAAGAAGTTTTATCAAGACCAAAATTCAACCGTTATATTACCTTAGAAAGACGGAGGGAATTAATAGATAATTTAGTAGAAACTATCGAGTTTATTAATGTTACTGAACAAATCAATGAATGTCGAGATCCTAAAGATAATAAATACCTGGAATTAGCTGTGAGTGGCAAAGCTCAATGTATTATTACAGGTGATGAAGATTTGCTGATTCTTCACCCATTTAAACAGATTGATATTTTATCGGTTCAGAAATTTTTGGGTGAAATTTAA